A portion of the Granulosicoccus antarcticus IMCC3135 genome contains these proteins:
- the mraZ gene encoding division/cell wall cluster transcriptional repressor MraZ, giving the protein MRFRGITKLSVDAKGRLAMPKNHRDNLEKNQIKELVVTVDSRSAACLLVYPMPIYEELERQLMELPNHSAEARKTQRLIIGHATELELDATGRMLLPAELRDYAGIGRKAYLIGQGKKFELWDENAWDLECEKWKQEGPDHGAGDAPAELLNISF; this is encoded by the coding sequence ATGCGGTTTAGAGGCATCACAAAACTGAGTGTCGACGCCAAAGGTCGCCTTGCCATGCCTAAAAATCATCGTGACAACCTGGAGAAAAATCAAATCAAGGAACTTGTGGTTACCGTGGATAGTCGTTCGGCAGCTTGCCTGCTTGTCTATCCTATGCCGATTTACGAAGAGCTGGAGCGTCAGCTCATGGAATTGCCGAACCATTCGGCGGAAGCACGGAAAACTCAGAGACTGATCATCGGTCATGCGACTGAATTGGAACTGGATGCTACGGGGCGTATGTTGCTCCCGGCAGAGCTTAGAGATTATGCAGGGATAGGGCGCAAGGCCTATCTCATTGGTCAGGGTAAGAAATTTGAGTTGTGGGATGAAAATGCGTGGGATCTCGAGTGCGAAAAATGGAAGCAGGAAGGACCTGACCACGGCGCGGGCGATGCTCCGGCCGAACTACTGAATATTTCATTTTGA
- a CDS encoding YraN family protein — protein MSRIQKRDQGNQAEALALSWLEHHGFELIESNYNRRIGEIDLIVKQPDNDTIVFVEVRYRSGQQQGSALESVDRRKQRKLVRTANAWLQQRADSLTPARIDVIALSPASPQTPADRLWHSHELVWVISAIED, from the coding sequence ATGTCGAGAATCCAGAAACGTGATCAGGGAAACCAGGCAGAGGCGCTGGCATTGTCATGGCTTGAACACCATGGCTTTGAGCTGATCGAATCAAACTACAACCGGCGCATCGGAGAAATCGATCTCATTGTCAAACAGCCTGACAATGACACCATCGTTTTCGTTGAAGTTCGCTATCGCTCCGGGCAACAACAGGGCAGCGCACTTGAGAGTGTCGATCGTCGCAAACAGCGAAAGCTTGTGCGGACAGCCAATGCCTGGCTACAGCAGCGAGCCGATAGCCTGACTCCTGCGCGCATTGATGTCATTGCATTGAGTCCCGCATCCCCGCAGACACCCGCGGACAGACTCTGGCACTCCCACGAGTTGGTTTGGGTAATCAGCGCGATAGAGGATTAG
- the petA gene encoding ubiquinol-cytochrome c reductase iron-sulfur subunit codes for MLVGGASVIGGLGAVSLVVPLLGSMLPSARAKAAGAPVQADLSKLVTGQLLTVEWRGKPVWVVKRTEETLKHLDEDTERLSDPASDVESQQPEYAKNTPRSIKPETLVVIGICTHLGCSPSYRPDIAPADLGADWDGGFFCPCHGSKFDLSGRVYKGVPAPTNLEVPPYRYVDDNTIIVGEDSGVAA; via the coding sequence ATGCTGGTAGGCGGGGCTTCTGTTATTGGTGGCTTAGGTGCAGTCTCATTGGTTGTGCCTCTGCTGGGGTCCATGTTGCCTAGTGCGAGAGCCAAGGCCGCTGGCGCCCCCGTGCAGGCTGATCTGAGCAAGCTCGTTACTGGCCAGCTGCTGACCGTCGAATGGCGCGGCAAACCTGTCTGGGTCGTGAAGCGAACCGAGGAGACCTTGAAGCATCTGGATGAGGATACTGAACGTCTGTCTGATCCAGCTTCGGACGTAGAGTCGCAGCAGCCTGAGTATGCCAAGAACACTCCTCGCTCCATCAAGCCGGAAACTCTTGTTGTCATTGGTATCTGTACGCACTTGGGCTGTTCGCCCAGTTATCGTCCTGATATCGCCCCGGCAGATCTGGGCGCAGACTGGGATGGTGGTTTTTTCTGTCCTTGTCATGGTTCGAAGTTCGATCTGTCAGGTCGCGTCTACAAAGGTGTTCCAGCACCAACCAACCTTGAAGTTCCGCCATACCGCTATGTGGACGACAACACCATCATTGTGGGTGAAGATTCAGGAGTGGCGGCATGA
- the rsmI gene encoding 16S rRNA (cytidine(1402)-2'-O)-methyltransferase encodes MSSENTLYIVATPIGNRDDMSARAIQTLQQVDRIYAEDTRHSLPLLRHHGIETRLWTLHEHNEEARSTEIITHLQTGASAALITDAGTPLISDPGFKLVRACQAAGIKVSPVPGACAVTAALCVSGLPTDRFQFVGFPPAKSSARQSWLQPLAQLTHTLVIYESPHRIIDSLKDMIGQFGEQRLITLARELTKRFETLIHAPLGEVLAAVEADANQQKGEFVLVVAGLQPADGDEAAAQVIVDLDKTLSVLLLHLPPKTAAKCAAELCSITKKQAYDRALKLQGR; translated from the coding sequence ATGTCGTCGGAGAATACTCTTTACATTGTGGCCACGCCCATCGGGAATCGTGACGATATGTCGGCCCGGGCGATTCAGACGTTACAGCAGGTTGATCGAATCTACGCGGAAGATACTCGGCATAGTTTACCCCTGCTGAGACATCATGGCATCGAAACACGTCTCTGGACGCTGCATGAACACAATGAAGAGGCACGGTCCACAGAAATTATCACGCATTTGCAGACTGGCGCATCTGCTGCGCTGATCACCGATGCGGGAACGCCGCTGATCAGCGACCCCGGGTTCAAGTTGGTGAGGGCCTGTCAGGCGGCGGGTATCAAGGTATCTCCGGTGCCGGGAGCCTGTGCCGTTACAGCCGCACTCTGTGTATCGGGCCTGCCCACAGACCGTTTTCAGTTCGTCGGTTTTCCGCCAGCTAAAAGTTCGGCGCGCCAGTCCTGGCTGCAGCCATTAGCGCAGCTGACACATACGCTGGTTATCTATGAGTCCCCACACCGCATTATCGATAGTCTCAAGGATATGATCGGGCAGTTTGGGGAGCAGCGTCTGATAACCCTGGCTCGAGAGCTGACGAAGCGCTTCGAAACACTTATTCACGCGCCACTGGGAGAGGTGTTGGCGGCCGTCGAGGCGGATGCCAATCAGCAGAAAGGCGAATTTGTACTGGTGGTTGCCGGTCTGCAGCCAGCGGATGGTGATGAGGCGGCTGCGCAGGTGATCGTGGACCTGGATAAAACACTTTCGGTGCTGTTGTTGCACCTGCCGCCGAAGACTGCTGCCAAGTGTGCAGCAGAGTTGTGCTCCATTACGAAAAAACAAGCTTACGATCGCGCCCTAAAGTTGCAAGGACGGTGA
- a CDS encoding ClpXP protease specificity-enhancing factor translates to MTSSRPYLIRALYEWIVDNGFTPYMLVDTSLDMVEVPRAFVENGRIILNISPEATHSLVLGNEAVTFNARFSGTAMDVYVPVVSVLAIYARENGQGMMFGDQDDTTPPDPGSGGPGGPGKMDIQKAPKAPPEVKRPSLKIVK, encoded by the coding sequence ATGACTTCCAGCAGACCGTACCTTATTCGAGCGCTCTATGAGTGGATCGTGGATAACGGATTTACACCGTATATGCTGGTTGACACCTCTCTGGATATGGTCGAGGTACCAAGGGCGTTTGTTGAAAACGGCCGCATTATTCTCAATATAAGCCCGGAAGCCACGCACAGTCTGGTGCTGGGCAATGAGGCTGTTACGTTCAATGCGCGTTTCAGTGGCACAGCCATGGATGTCTATGTGCCGGTAGTGAGTGTGTTGGCAATTTACGCACGGGAAAATGGTCAAGGCATGATGTTCGGCGATCAGGATGACACCACGCCACCGGATCCAGGTTCTGGTGGCCCCGGCGGTCCTGGCAAGATGGATATTCAGAAGGCACCCAAGGCGCCGCCTGAAGTCAAACGGCCTAGCCTGAAAATCGTCAAATAG
- a CDS encoding cytochrome c1 → MNDHHISRRQRAHEQAIRMQAQGGRVKVLSKTDEPGKIQRLLVLTAAAVLVAGSLLYVTESRAAGAGVHLESPRIDQSNDKSLQRGAAAFVNYCMACHTAGYQRYSRLAQDVGLSEEDVEKNLIFTTDKLGEPTKVGSLMTNNMTTDYGKQAFGVVPPNLSLTARSRGVDWIYTYLKSYYVDPEKATTGVNNLVYPDTAMPHVLWDLQGLQSPVYGEEAHGSRPITGLELTQEGSMSPDEYDDLVADITNFMAYVSDPIKETRHRVGMWVMLFLFGLLGVTYLLKKEYWKDVV, encoded by the coding sequence GTGAATGATCACCATATTTCGCGACGACAGCGTGCGCATGAACAGGCTATCCGAATGCAGGCACAGGGAGGACGTGTGAAGGTGTTGAGCAAAACCGACGAACCCGGAAAGATTCAGCGTCTGCTGGTTCTGACCGCTGCGGCAGTGCTTGTCGCTGGCTCATTGCTGTATGTGACTGAATCTCGTGCGGCAGGTGCAGGTGTGCATCTGGAATCTCCGCGTATTGATCAGAGTAATGACAAGTCTCTGCAGCGCGGTGCTGCAGCGTTCGTCAATTACTGCATGGCTTGCCATACTGCTGGCTATCAGCGTTACAGCCGATTGGCTCAGGATGTTGGTCTGAGTGAAGAGGATGTCGAAAAGAACCTGATCTTCACGACAGACAAGTTGGGTGAGCCGACCAAGGTGGGTTCTCTGATGACCAACAACATGACTACCGATTACGGTAAGCAGGCTTTTGGTGTTGTTCCTCCCAACCTGTCGCTGACGGCACGTTCGCGTGGTGTTGACTGGATTTACACATACCTGAAGTCGTACTACGTGGATCCCGAAAAGGCGACCACCGGCGTGAACAATCTGGTTTATCCAGATACGGCCATGCCACACGTATTGTGGGATCTGCAAGGTCTGCAAAGTCCTGTGTACGGCGAGGAAGCTCACGGCTCTCGGCCAATCACTGGTCTTGAGCTGACTCAGGAAGGTTCCATGAGTCCTGATGAGTACGATGATCTGGTTGCTGACATCACCAACTTCATGGCTTACGTGAGTGATCCGATCAAGGAGACTCGTCACAGGGTTGGAATGTGGGTCATGCTGTTCCTGTTTGGTCTTCTCGGTGTTACGTATCTCCTGAAGAAGGAATACTGGAAAGACGTCGTCTAA
- a CDS encoding peptidoglycan D,D-transpeptidase FtsI family protein, with product MTTGYRVMEKAQTSDWSRRRGLVLGGFACLAIALISRAVYVQVIHEDFYLNQGQQRQIRTVEIPASRGDLVDRNGDPLAISAPIPSLFGNPKDMATQPERIREVAELLGVDAAKLVKRIATDADRGRVFTYLKRQVDPEVVDKVLALDVKGVEVMSEYRRYYPSAGAASHVIGFTGIDENGREGLEMAYDNWLSGETGQRRIIKDRNGREIAGMDVIKPSVAGKDLRLSIDRQLQYFANRALQEAVSKNDAESGSVVIMDVKTGEIMAMANYPTYNPNDLADRVGGRQRNRSLTDVFEPGSTMKPFTIAAALDSGKFKPDDIINTSPGRYQIGKYVISDDGKDNGWLDLTGIVTKSSNVGISRVARQLEPEQMWSVLDSFGFGRSPGSEFPGEVAGYFNHPSLWHHIEQASISFGYGISVTALQLVRAYATLANGGVMQPVSFLAQTEVPQGQRVIDETIANDVVRMLEAVVEDGSGKQAHIPGYRVAGKTGTSHKSQEGGYAEDRYVSVFAGFAPVSDPRFAAVVVVHDPKAGTHFGGTVAAPVFADVMSHGMRLGGIEPDDLDGQREQVSVQVIQQGERS from the coding sequence ATGACAACCGGATACCGAGTCATGGAAAAAGCGCAGACATCAGATTGGTCACGACGCAGAGGCCTTGTACTGGGAGGCTTTGCCTGTCTGGCCATCGCGCTGATTTCACGCGCTGTCTATGTGCAGGTGATTCATGAAGACTTCTACCTGAATCAAGGGCAGCAACGCCAGATTCGGACTGTCGAAATCCCGGCTAGTCGTGGTGACCTGGTGGACAGGAACGGCGACCCGCTGGCCATCAGTGCGCCCATTCCTTCCCTGTTTGGCAATCCGAAGGACATGGCAACTCAGCCCGAGCGGATTCGTGAGGTTGCAGAGTTGTTGGGTGTGGACGCGGCCAAGCTGGTCAAGCGTATTGCTACTGATGCCGATCGTGGGCGAGTGTTTACCTATCTGAAGCGTCAGGTAGACCCTGAAGTGGTAGACAAGGTGCTGGCGCTGGACGTGAAAGGCGTCGAGGTCATGTCTGAATACCGGCGCTATTATCCCAGTGCCGGAGCGGCCTCACACGTTATCGGTTTTACCGGTATCGACGAGAATGGCCGTGAAGGTCTGGAGATGGCTTACGACAACTGGTTGTCGGGTGAAACCGGCCAGCGCCGTATCATCAAGGATCGCAATGGTCGCGAGATCGCTGGCATGGATGTCATCAAGCCGTCCGTTGCAGGCAAGGATCTACGTCTGAGCATTGACCGGCAGTTGCAATATTTTGCCAATCGCGCCCTGCAGGAAGCAGTGTCCAAGAACGATGCAGAGTCCGGTTCTGTGGTGATCATGGATGTGAAGACTGGCGAAATCATGGCCATGGCCAACTACCCGACATACAACCCGAACGATCTGGCTGACAGAGTAGGTGGCAGGCAGCGTAATCGTTCGTTGACGGATGTGTTTGAGCCAGGTTCAACCATGAAGCCTTTTACCATTGCTGCGGCACTGGATTCGGGCAAGTTCAAACCTGACGATATTATCAATACATCACCGGGTCGCTACCAGATCGGCAAGTACGTGATCAGCGACGATGGCAAGGACAACGGCTGGCTGGACCTGACAGGTATTGTCACCAAGTCCAGCAACGTGGGAATCAGCAGAGTTGCCAGGCAGCTGGAGCCTGAGCAAATGTGGTCTGTTCTGGATTCATTCGGCTTTGGCCGTTCACCTGGTAGTGAATTTCCGGGTGAAGTCGCTGGATACTTCAATCATCCTTCGTTGTGGCATCACATCGAGCAGGCCAGTATTTCTTTCGGGTATGGCATTTCAGTGACTGCTCTGCAGCTGGTGCGCGCCTATGCCACGCTGGCTAATGGTGGCGTCATGCAACCGGTATCGTTCCTGGCTCAGACTGAAGTGCCTCAGGGGCAGCGTGTCATCGATGAGACCATTGCCAACGATGTGGTTCGCATGCTTGAGGCTGTCGTTGAGGACGGATCGGGCAAGCAGGCTCATATACCAGGCTATCGCGTTGCCGGAAAAACCGGCACCTCGCACAAATCACAAGAAGGCGGCTATGCAGAAGATCGCTACGTATCCGTCTTTGCAGGCTTTGCACCGGTATCCGATCCTCGCTTTGCAGCGGTGGTGGTCGTGCATGATCCCAAGGCAGGTACGCATTTTGGCGGTACCGTCGCGGCACCGGTTTTTGCCGATGTGATGTCACACGGTATGCGTCTGGGTGGTATCGAGCCCGATGATCTTGATGGACAAAGAGAGCAGGTTTCCGTGCAGGTCATACAGCAGGGCGAACGCTCCTGA
- a CDS encoding penicillin-binding protein activator — MIELTRLRHPKRRRVRLRLVLLLSSVIASTLAGCVTPSAAPLSDNPMNARITDPAARRQLQLGNPVAAADIYSERAARSNDPAQQQDYLILAAEILFDRNMGIDGQARMARVPEKLANTELTHRRDIVLAKSHIFDRDAEAALAALPNPKYVENAFHRARLYETRAQAYKILKDPDNELIARIELENQVNDKGIIQRGHEQIWQLLTNQSQSTLRGMTTNVRGDVYQGWIELALAHANAGADPAKQRSSISLWQDRFPTHPANAEFISALYTPVGFEMNVDGKPINQIAVLLPLSASSTSTVAAAIRDGIMAAYEQAGDRGQTPVLRLYDVGDNPGYVRNAYANAISDGANAVIGPLRKEAVAAIVSQREVPVPTITLNTVESAGLGGNTSNIIQFGLAPEDEARAAASRAAGLGLKNAIVLQSEDSRGDRETQAFRDAMFQYGGDVVHVAILPSDTYDYSAQIREALSIDKSDARFRTLSSTIGEKLFFEPSIRNDVDVVFLAITSEQARSVRPQLDFFHARDLPRLGTSRVASLDDDEKNNKDLNSIFYPDAPWVLRESMQDDPLRQSILANFPSANGAYAKLYALGADAYQLVTNLDALTRGERLQGYTGELELGSDGRIRRYLDWAQYIEGVSTPVESVDAPALPSIQSNGIN; from the coding sequence ATGATTGAATTGACTCGCCTGCGACACCCCAAGCGACGCCGTGTACGACTTAGGCTGGTGCTGTTGTTAAGTAGCGTTATTGCCAGTACGCTGGCTGGCTGCGTGACACCGTCAGCAGCACCGCTGTCTGACAACCCGATGAACGCGAGAATAACAGACCCCGCAGCACGAAGGCAGCTGCAACTAGGCAATCCTGTCGCAGCAGCGGATATCTATAGTGAGCGAGCGGCTCGCAGTAACGATCCCGCGCAACAGCAGGATTACCTGATTCTGGCAGCAGAAATTCTGTTTGATCGCAATATGGGCATCGATGGACAGGCGCGCATGGCTCGAGTCCCGGAAAAACTGGCAAACACCGAGCTAACGCATCGGCGTGACATCGTACTGGCGAAGAGCCATATATTCGATCGCGATGCTGAAGCCGCACTGGCTGCCCTGCCCAACCCGAAGTATGTTGAGAATGCCTTTCACCGTGCTCGACTGTACGAAACCCGCGCTCAGGCCTACAAAATTCTCAAGGACCCGGACAACGAACTGATTGCACGGATCGAGCTGGAAAACCAGGTTAACGACAAAGGCATCATTCAACGCGGCCATGAGCAGATATGGCAGCTGTTGACGAATCAGTCACAATCCACACTGCGTGGCATGACCACCAACGTGCGTGGCGATGTCTACCAGGGCTGGATAGAATTGGCACTAGCCCATGCCAATGCTGGCGCTGACCCTGCAAAACAACGATCCAGCATTTCCTTGTGGCAGGACAGATTCCCCACTCATCCCGCCAATGCAGAGTTTATCTCGGCGCTTTATACGCCTGTTGGCTTTGAAATGAACGTTGATGGCAAACCTATCAACCAGATTGCCGTGCTTTTACCACTGTCGGCCAGCAGCACTTCCACTGTCGCAGCTGCCATTCGCGACGGCATCATGGCCGCTTACGAACAGGCCGGCGACCGGGGTCAGACACCTGTATTACGGCTCTACGATGTGGGTGACAATCCGGGCTATGTCCGCAATGCCTACGCCAACGCCATCAGCGATGGTGCCAATGCCGTTATCGGCCCATTGCGCAAGGAAGCTGTGGCCGCAATCGTTTCCCAGCGCGAGGTCCCGGTACCCACCATCACACTCAACACTGTTGAGTCAGCAGGACTGGGCGGCAACACCAGCAACATCATTCAGTTCGGCCTTGCACCTGAAGACGAAGCACGGGCAGCAGCATCACGCGCTGCAGGTCTGGGACTGAAAAACGCCATCGTTCTGCAATCCGAGGATTCACGTGGTGACCGCGAGACACAAGCCTTTCGGGATGCCATGTTCCAGTACGGCGGTGATGTGGTGCATGTTGCGATTCTGCCAAGTGATACCTACGACTACTCTGCCCAGATAAGGGAGGCGCTATCCATCGACAAGAGCGATGCACGCTTCAGAACACTGAGCAGCACCATTGGAGAAAAGTTGTTTTTCGAACCCTCCATCAGAAACGATGTGGATGTGGTCTTTCTTGCCATCACCTCTGAACAGGCTCGCTCGGTGCGCCCGCAACTGGACTTTTTTCATGCGCGTGACCTGCCCAGGCTCGGCACTTCACGGGTTGCATCACTTGATGATGATGAGAAAAACAACAAGGATCTGAACTCCATTTTCTACCCCGATGCCCCTTGGGTTCTGCGTGAATCGATGCAAGATGATCCACTAAGACAAAGCATTCTGGCCAACTTCCCGTCTGCCAACGGTGCTTACGCCAAGCTCTATGCCCTGGGTGCAGATGCCTATCAGCTAGTAACCAATCTTGATGCTCTGACGCGTGGCGAACGACTGCAGGGCTATACCGGTGAGCTGGAGCTCGGCTCGGACGGACGTATCAGACGCTATCTTGACTGGGCCCAGTATATTGAGGGTGTCAGCACGCCGGTCGAGAGTGTCGACGCACCAGCCTTGCCATCGATTCAATCCAACGGTATCAATTGA
- the rsmH gene encoding 16S rRNA (cytosine(1402)-N(4))-methyltransferase RsmH: MNAIQTQQESSHVPVLMHEAVENLALVQNGRYVDATYGRGGHSGYLLSRLGEASQLLALDRDPDAIADANKRFAEEPRFSIQQSNFADMREVLQANGWLGEVDGLLLDLGVSSPQLDVAERGFGFSRDGDLDMRMDPTSGVSAAQWLAVVSEGELVQVLREYGEERYAKRIAGAIIAARAVEPILRTGQLAEIVKVAHPRWERHHHPATRSFQAIRIKINGELDAITEALSCAVDVLKVGGRMAVISFHSLEDRLVKRALRQPVPDSRIPRHLPQPALEAHSWKLIGKATKASAAELEVNPRARSATLRVAERVL, from the coding sequence ATGAACGCTATACAAACGCAACAAGAGTCTAGCCACGTCCCTGTGCTGATGCATGAGGCTGTCGAAAATTTGGCACTTGTTCAAAATGGACGCTATGTCGATGCTACCTACGGTCGCGGTGGACATAGTGGGTATCTGTTGTCCCGGCTGGGCGAGGCAAGTCAGTTGCTGGCTCTGGACAGAGATCCGGATGCCATCGCTGATGCGAACAAGCGATTTGCCGAAGAACCTCGTTTTTCCATTCAGCAGTCGAACTTTGCAGATATGCGTGAAGTCTTGCAGGCGAACGGCTGGTTGGGTGAGGTCGATGGCTTGTTGCTGGATCTGGGGGTTTCTTCTCCGCAGCTGGATGTTGCCGAGCGCGGCTTCGGCTTTTCTCGCGATGGTGATCTGGACATGCGTATGGATCCCACCAGTGGCGTGTCGGCAGCGCAATGGCTGGCTGTTGTGAGTGAAGGCGAGCTGGTGCAGGTTCTGAGAGAGTACGGCGAAGAGCGATACGCGAAGCGTATTGCCGGTGCGATTATCGCTGCGCGTGCTGTCGAACCCATATTGCGTACGGGCCAGCTGGCAGAAATCGTCAAGGTGGCACACCCTCGCTGGGAACGTCATCACCATCCGGCCACTCGCAGTTTTCAGGCAATCCGGATCAAGATCAATGGTGAACTCGATGCCATCACCGAGGCGTTGAGCTGTGCTGTCGATGTGCTCAAGGTTGGCGGGCGCATGGCGGTCATCAGTTTTCATTCACTAGAGGATCGACTGGTCAAGCGCGCCCTGCGACAGCCTGTTCCTGATTCGCGCATTCCACGACATCTGCCACAGCCTGCCCTTGAAGCACACTCGTGGAAACTGATTGGCAAGGCCACCAAAGCCAGTGCCGCAGAGCTTGAAGTCAACCCCAGAGCACGCAGTGCGACATTGCGGGTGGCGGAGCGAGTGCTGTGA
- a CDS encoding cytochrome b: MSTNTDKQGGNALIGWIDERFPLTKMLEEHITKYYAPKNFNFWYYFGSLAMLVLVIQLVTGIFLTMNYKPDGNLAFSSVEYIMRDVNFGWLIRYMHSTGASMFFVVVYLHMFRGLMYGSYKKPRELLWVFGMLIYVALMAEAFMGYLLPWGQMSYWGAQVIISLFGAIPFGIGDALTIWLKGDYIVSDATLNRFFALHVIAVPLVLVFLVIAHIMALHEVGSNNPDGIDIKKNKNAEGVPKDGIPFHPYYTVKDLMGTVVFLIVFFAIVFFAPEMGGYFLEHANFVPADQFKTPEHIAPVWYFTPFYAILRAVPDKLGGVIAMGGAIVVLFLVPWLDRNPVRSIRYRSLAYKVLLFTFVTAFVILGYMGMQSPTPVGTLISRICSLIYFGFFIGLFFVSKYEKTKPLPERVTS, from the coding sequence ATGAGCACTAATACCGACAAGCAAGGTGGCAATGCCCTGATCGGCTGGATTGATGAGCGTTTCCCGCTCACCAAGATGCTCGAAGAGCACATCACCAAGTACTACGCACCCAAGAACTTCAACTTTTGGTACTACTTTGGCTCTCTGGCCATGCTGGTACTGGTCATACAGCTGGTCACGGGTATCTTCCTGACCATGAATTACAAGCCTGACGGCAATCTGGCGTTCTCTTCTGTTGAATACATCATGCGCGATGTCAACTTCGGTTGGCTGATCCGCTATATGCATTCAACCGGCGCATCGATGTTCTTTGTCGTGGTCTATCTGCATATGTTCCGGGGACTGATGTACGGCTCCTACAAGAAACCACGTGAGTTGCTGTGGGTCTTCGGAATGCTGATTTATGTTGCACTGATGGCCGAAGCGTTCATGGGCTATTTGCTGCCTTGGGGTCAGATGAGTTACTGGGGTGCGCAGGTCATCATCTCTCTGTTCGGTGCCATTCCTTTTGGTATCGGTGATGCACTGACAATCTGGCTGAAGGGTGACTACATCGTCTCGGATGCCACTCTCAACCGTTTCTTTGCATTACATGTCATTGCAGTGCCATTGGTACTGGTGTTTCTGGTTATTGCTCACATCATGGCTCTGCATGAAGTCGGTTCCAATAATCCAGACGGTATCGACATCAAGAAGAACAAGAATGCTGAGGGTGTTCCGAAGGACGGTATACCGTTCCATCCTTACTACACTGTCAAGGATCTGATGGGTACGGTCGTATTCCTGATCGTCTTCTTTGCAATCGTCTTCTTCGCACCTGAGATGGGCGGCTACTTTCTTGAACATGCCAACTTTGTTCCGGCGGATCAGTTCAAGACGCCTGAGCATATTGCTCCCGTCTGGTATTTCACACCGTTCTACGCCATCTTGCGCGCAGTTCCGGACAAGCTTGGTGGTGTTATTGCCATGGGTGGCGCAATCGTCGTGTTGTTTCTCGTGCCTTGGCTGGACCGTAATCCGGTTCGTTCTATCCGTTATCGGTCACTGGCGTACAAGGTACTGCTGTTCACCTTTGTCACCGCTTTCGTCATCCTGGGATACATGGGCATGCAGTCTCCGACACCAGTCGGCACTCTGATTTCACGTATTTGCTCATTGATCTACTTCGGTTTTTTCATTGGTCTGTTCTTCGTCAGTAAGTACGAGAAGACAAAGCCTCTACCTGAGAGGGTTACATCGTGA
- the ftsL gene encoding cell division protein FtsL, whose amino-acid sequence MSFTFVVIAALCFCSAMALLYSKYLSLQAYIQVSESQKTIDALDVQWSQLQIEESTFSEYGRVERAARDRLDMAFPALDGTVMIVR is encoded by the coding sequence ATGTCTTTCACATTCGTGGTGATTGCAGCTCTGTGTTTCTGCTCGGCCATGGCGTTGCTGTATTCGAAATACCTGAGCCTCCAGGCCTATATACAGGTGAGCGAAAGTCAGAAAACCATTGATGCGCTGGATGTCCAGTGGAGTCAGCTGCAGATTGAAGAAAGCACCTTTTCCGAGTATGGGCGAGTTGAAAGAGCCGCTCGGGATCGTCTGGACATGGCATTTCCGGCCCTTGATGGCACGGTCATGATCGTTCGATGA